A single Anopheles maculipalpis chromosome 3RL, idAnoMacuDA_375_x, whole genome shotgun sequence DNA region contains:
- the LOC126563434 gene encoding uncharacterized protein LOC126563434, with protein sequence MSEPPGVGRRVKFPYTYTAKIVQFPYQHYVKNQWIWRFYFIAFGLSLPLFYKLHSLANMPANKEKWAESKRKQMEDHH encoded by the coding sequence ATGTCGGAACCACCAGGAGTAGGACGTCGCGTAAAATTTCCCTACACCTACACCGCAAAGATAGTGCAGTTCCCGTACCAGCACTACGTCAAGAATCAGTGGATCTGGAGGTTCTACTTTATCGCGTTCGGTTTGTCACTGCCACTGTTCTACAAGCTCCATAGTCTGGCCAACATGCCCGCCAACAAGGAGAAATGGGCCGAATCGAAACGGAAGCAAATGGAGGATCACCACTAA
- the LOC126563516 gene encoding transmembrane channel-like protein: MKSPDVAGGTFFGGDSGSGIRCDSDDDEDYSASINAIIQRKASVKKKRGGYKGGHHHRRTSSPGSQMMGLGSEPMADGRRRSSVYTTSSGETGITLPGDDHSIGRDESAGRQDKLFDTIRLHKEVLQTVKLQPISMKRKLRLVQQAKSYITRHEGALQEHFTSRTARSLLAQFNIFLTTKWQQLLRELANLATYLIPWESRIKEIESHFGSVVASYFTFLRWLFWVNIVISVLLVVFIMVPEEIYVDPEKAKCDIRKTMSRQELALTRNFSTIWEFEGHLKYSPLFYGYYSTFSGAIAWGYNLPLAYFFTGLVVYIYSFVATLKKMAENSRMSKLSSKDDEYVFSWKLFTGWDYMIGHMETAQNRMASIILGFKEALLEEAEKKKDTRNWKIILLRILVNFLILGLLVISAYEVILVVKRSMDIKDSDSWWRRNEITVVMSLISFFFPMIFEALGIIEYYHPRKQLRIQLARIMVLNMLNLYSLIFALFDKIAHMTGELRRMKPVNFTSSASSCFLPEAGARWNVTPPGELHSERSFLLEMLADFNRNGIGTGTLLANGSNCFRVPFNCTEATSTATLLTTLLLTSISTTTIPEQSSPTTAVVSSEIVTTSFNPTTLRGYRSPYDGYDYDEEDMDYYLEYRARLLPNDKLEGVPINKREAVYDAYTQNENTSLVENYIDFTDNFTTVPSTAVPTVSTEDFQTMTYTELHSYVTGRFDDFLASYYSYDEEEEYRLNQFITSEEANSIQTPSTTENIPESTTALFQSTVSSEEYTTTRDDRSTEDQHTTVQQTTDMDLAAESNTQTTMKYDKAGTTLSYGTEDEDGLVISYETSFAPKGTQAADSSSEGEPLSTTETPSTCYRWVCVPSNLQNPEGYDSKYRNADIRSLCWETMFGQELAKLTVMDLLVTIISTLILDFFRALFVRFMNSCWCWDLEKKFPKYGDFKIAENILHLVNNQGMVWMGMFFSPGLAVLNIAKLVIILYLRSWTVLTCNVPHEVVFRASRSNNFYFALLLTMLFLCVLPVSYAIVFLEPSWHCGPFSNSNRIYHLLTNATEQIIPEMITKYIVSPAAIIPLLVLLILIIYYLISLTGSLREANQDLKLQLRKERTEERRKMFKIASSTQQQTPGTGMTGINGLSSSWHKVLDSTQLRLQSTTDNATDSENSSSKRKELLQRMMKKALQKESTLGREVEPSSAGPKNLAAESPLPISPPIVGTVNEKNRPSAQLKPKPKEVAKETIDTDVFRFDRRAVEHMHRQAEEEEAGRGANDADSGRKKFERTRPSTAERFRMAAQAERRRMQSKLATEKLADKTADWIEQIPVITISKTSSDECIIDSDVEDPNDPAASNTATELTVDRRRDHSSSKAAKRYAGG, translated from the exons ATGAAATCACCGGACGTCGCGGGAGGCACGTTCTTTGGCGG CGACTCAGGTTCGGGCATTCGGTGCGACTCGGACGACGATGAGGACTATTCTGCCAGTATTAATGCGATCATTCAGCGGAAAGCAAGTGTTAAGAAAAAGCGCGGAGGTTACAAAGGAggccatcatcatcgacgTACCTCGAGCCCTGGTAGTCAGATGATGGGACTTGGGTCGGAACCGATGGCCGACGGGCGGCGTCGCTCGAGTGTCTATACGACGAGCTCTGGCGAGACGGGCATCACGCTACCGGGAGATGACCATTCGATTGGACGTGATGAATCGGCTGGAAGGCAGGATAAGCTGTTCGACACGATACGGCTGCATAAGGAGGTACTGCAGACGGTCAAACTGCAGCCGATTAGTATGAAGCGAAAGCTGCGCCTTGTACAGCAGGCAAAGAGCTACATCACACGACACGAGGGAGCCTTACAGGAACACTTTACCTCCCGTACAGCACGCAGTCTGTTAGCACAGTTTAACATCTTTCTCACTACA AAATGGCAACAACTGCTCCGTGAGCTTGCAAATTTGGCCACCTACCTGATACCTTGGGAATCACGCATCAAGGAAATTGAATCGCACTTTGGTTCCGTCGTCGCCTCGTACTTCACCTTTCTGCGCTGGTTGTTTTGGGTGAACATCGTCATTTCGGTGTTGCTGGTCGTGTTCATCATGGTGCCGGAGGAGATTTACGTCGATCCGGAAAAGGCCAAATGTGACATCCGGAAGACCATGTCCCGGCAAGAGTTAGCATTGACGCGAAATTTTAGCACGATCTGGGAGTTTGAGGGCCACCTCAAATATTCACCACTCTTTTATGG CTACTATTCCACCTTCTCTGGAGCGATTGCGTGGGGTTATAATCTCCCATTGGCTTACTTCTTCACCGGATTAGTCGTCTACATTTACAGCTTTGTGGCAACGTTGAAAAA AATGGCTGAAAATTCTCGAATGTCCAAACTGTCCTCCAAAGACGATGAGTACGTATTTTCTTGGAAACTGTTTACCGGCTGGGACTACATGATTGGCCATATGGAGACGGCCCAGAACAGAATGGCTTCCATCATACTTGGCTTTAAAGAGGCGCTTCTGGAGGAAGCTgaaaagaagaaggacacGCGGAA CTGGAAAATCATTCTGCTGAGGATATTGGTAAACTTTCTCATACTGGGCCTGCTCGTCATCTCCGCCTATGAGGTCATTCTGGTTGTGAAACGCTCGATGGACATCAAGGATTCCGATTCGTGGTGGAGACGGAATGAAATCACCGTCGTCATGTCGCTCATCTCGTTCTTTTTCCCAATGATATTCGAGGCTCTCGGGATCATCGAGTACTACCATCCAAGGAAGCAGCTGCGCATACAACTTGCCCGTATTATGGTGCTAAACATGTTAAATCTGTACTCCCTTATATTCGCATTGTTTGACAAAATTGCGCACATGACTGGGGAACTGCGAAGGATGAAACCGGTCAACTTTACATCGTCGGCATCCTCGTGCTTCCTGCCGGAAGCAGGCGCCAGATGGAATGTAACACCACCTGGGGAGCTTCATTCGGAACGATCGTTTCTGCTAGAAATGTTGGCCGATTTCAATCGCAACGGTATTGGAACGGGTACTCTGTTGGCAAATGGAAGTAACTGTTTTCGGGTGCCTTTTAATTGTACCGAGGCCACCAGTACGGCAACACTGTTGACCACACTGCTGCTAACGAGCATTTCCACCACAACCATTCCGGAGCAATCTAGTCCAACTACGGCTGTGGTATCGAGTGAGATTGTGACGACCAGCTTCAATCCGACCACATTGAGAGGATATCGCTCACCTTACGATGGGTACGATTACGACGAGGAAGATATGGATTATTATTTGGAGTATCGGGCACGGCTTCTACCAAACGATAAGCTCGAAGGAGTTCCGATCAACAAGCGTGAAGCTGTTTACGATGCTtacacacaaaacgaaaacaccTCGCTCGTAGAGAATTATATCGATTTTACCGATAATTTTACAACTGTTCCAAGCACTGCTGTTCCTACCGTCAGCACGGAAGACTTCCAAACGATGACATATACTGAGCTTCACAGCTATGTCACTGGGAGATTTGATGACTTTCTGGCATCTTATTACTCTTACGACGAAGAGGAAGAGTACCGATTGAATCAATTTATAACATCGGAAGAAGCTAATAGCATACAGACGCCATCTACTACAGAAAACATACCAGAATCTACAACGGCACTCTTCCAAAGCACGGTGTCTAGTGAGGAATATACTACCACCCGGGATGATAGGTCTACCGAAGATCAACACACAACAGTGCAGCAAACAACGGATATGGATTTAGCTGCGGAATCAAATACACAAACTACTATGAAGTATGATAAAGCTGGTACAACACTGTCATACGGAACGGAGGATGAGGATGGCTTAGTGATCTCATACGAGACATCATTCGCGCCAAAGGGAACACAAGCCGCAGATAGCAGCAGTGAAGGAGAACCGCTGTCTACTACTGAAACACCTAGTACGTGCTATCGTTGGGTTTGTGTGCCGAGCAATCTACAGAACCCGGAAGGCTACGACAGCAAGTATCGCAATGCGGACATTCGGTCACTCTGCTGGGAAACGATGTTTGGGCAGGAATTGGCAAAGCTTACGGTTATGGATTTG CTCGTGACGATTATTTCGACACTGATTTTAGACTTTTTTCGAGCGCTCTTCGTCCGATTCATGAACAGTTGCTGGTGCtgggatttggaaaaaaaattccccaaG tATGGAGACTTCAAGATAGCGGAAAATATTCTGCATCTCGTTAACAACCAAGGGATGGTGTGGATGGGCATGTTCTTTTCGCCCGGTCTGGCCGTTTTGAACATTGCTAAGCTGGTGATCATACTGTATCTCCGATCCTGGACCGTTCTGACCTGTAATGTTCCACACGAGGTCGTTTTTCGTGCCTCTCGTTCAAACAACTTCTACTTCGCACTGCTACTCACCATGCTCTTCCTATGTGTGCTTCCCGTAAGCTACGCCATCGTGTTCCTGGAGCCCTCATGGCACTGTGGACCGTTCTCCAACTCGAATCGCATCTATCACCTTCTCACaaatgccaccgagcaaattATACCGGAGATGATCACCAAGTACATTGTTTCACCGGCTGCCATCATTCCACTACTCGTGCTGCTAATTCTCATTATTTACTACCTAATCTCCCTCACCGGTTCTTTGCGTGAAGCGAACCAAGATCTTAAGCTGCAGCTGCGCAAAGAACGTACCGAAGAGcgtagaaaaatgtttaaaattgccTCAAGCACGCAGCAACAAACGCCCGGCACTGGAATGACTGGCATCAACGGGCTTTCAAGCTCCTGGCACAAGGTGCTCGATTCCACCCAGCTGCGCCTACAATCTACAACGGACAATGCAACCGATTCGGAGAATTCCAGCTCGAAGCGCAAGGAACTGCTGCAGCGCATGATGAAGAAAGCACTGCAGAAGGAAAGCACGCTCGGTAGGGAAGTGGAACCGTCCTCGGCAGGGCCAAAAAATTTAGCTGCCGAATCGCCTCTTCCGATTTCACCACCCATAGTTGGAACGGtcaatgaaaaaaatcgtccCTCCGCACAACTGAAACCGAAGCCCAAGGAGGTGGCAAAGGAGACAATTGACACCGACGTGTTTCGTTTCGATCGTCGTGCAGTGGAGCACATGCACCGTCAAGCCGAGGAGGAAGAAGCGGGTCGTGGGGCGAACGATGCGGATAGTGGTAGAAAAAAGTTTGAAAGAACCCGCCCGTCCACGGCGGAACGGTTCAGAATGGCGGCACAAGCCGAACGACGCCGTATGCAAAGCAAGCTGGCAACGGAGAAGCTGGCGGATAAAACGGCCGACTGGATTGAACAGATTCCCGTCATTACGATCAGTAAAACGTCAAGCGATGAGTGCATCATCGACTCTGACGTGGAGGATCCAAACGATCCGGCAGCGTCGAACACCGCCACCGAATTGACCGTCGATCGCAGGCGGGATCATTCGTCGTCAAAAGCCGCCAAACGGTATGCGGGCGGCTAA
- the LOC126561336 gene encoding laminin subunit gamma-1, with translation MTLTSVRGESRAWSAVVTATALLLVLTTTSANENTHYLPPLECVDPYGRPQRCIPEFENAAYQLQVEATNTCGDDDDTDFCVQTGYSNRKSCDVCHAGQHSPQFLTDLHDPNNPTWWQSETMFEGIQYPNQVNLTMRLGKSFDITYIRIVFHSPRPESFAIYKRVTPNGPWIPYQYYSATCRDTYGLPDSLSVMNDEDESRALCTSEYSDISPLRDGNIAFSSLEGRPSAINFEHHLELQQWVTATDIRITLDRLNTFGDEVFGDSQVLKSYFYAIADIAVGARCKCNGHASECTTSTGLDGQRTRVCKCMHYTDGPDCDRCLPFYNDAPWGRATSKNVHECKPCNCNGYSTKCFFDRHLYNLTGHGGHCIDCGANRDGPNCERCKENFFMREDGYCINCGCDPVGSRSLQCNAEGRCQCKPGVTGEKCDRCDSNYFNFGPHGCQPCNCDERGSLDNTPSCDPVTGVCSCKENVEGRHCRECRLGYFNLDADNKFGCTPCFCYGHTLECTSASGYSIVSTTSNFNKHKEKWTAISDTGVPVDVKYNSHSQSIGVGANGHRTVYFLAPDRFLGDQRASYNRLFKFRLQLVGQPRVEVSPYDVVLQGGNSSISLPIFAQNQRMPSEESHEFAFRLHENPEYTWHPSNSGRGFMSILSNLTAIKIRAIYGDHGEAILDDVELQTAHRGAAGRQATWIEQCTCPEGYVGQFCESCAPGYRHNPARGGPFMPCVPCDCNKHAEICDSETGRCICQHNTAGDTCDQCAKGFFGNALGGTPFDCRRCPCPNNGACMQMAGDTVICLECPVGYFGPRCELCSDGYYGDPSGVYGAVRMCQPCDCNGNVDPNAVGNCNRTTGECLKCIHNTAGPHCDQCLPGHFGDPLAEPHGSCEECSCYPRGTEQTEKGISICDAINGNCHCKPNVIGRTCNECKNGYWNIGSGNGCESCNCDPIGSYNASCDRYSGECFCKPGVVGKKCDKCAPAHYGFSEEGCHACDCDPSGSKGSQCNQYGQCPCNDNVEGRRCDRCKENKYDRHQGCLDCPACYNLVQDAANDHRAKLGELNQILQDIQSKPIVIDDNEFAGKLHAVQEKIDILVEDAKSGSGGGEKTLNEILRELEGRLQEVQKLLDNADQSQEVTNHKIGKGGYNATLANGKIQDARRQLDSAVELLQTEGNTALARAKDISGHLGNQTNQISGISREARQYADRFKAEADANMKQAQEAHKKASDALKKANDAFNQQANITKELDTSISSEIAQAREKLNTVSKLTEQALTRAREVNDEALTLFAAVNRTAPPNIDIDKIKKEANQYNREADRIADDLASKMRDHAQLLESVATNIELAETLLQRAHLQKEDAIETLKHLQFAKELAIKAVAEGDGTLQKANYTYQTLAGFKNQVEESSKRAEDALNLVPNIERQITNSRDLLQRAEEALYAASRNAEDARKNAQTAQDKYAEEASKLAENIKKRANATKNTARDLHHEADQLNGRLAKTDNRLEEREAQIRKDLNLTNEAKEKVGQAQLNSNEAKSQVDKAMREVKLIMSELANLREIDVNSLDDLERRLTAAEKELEDAQLTKRLSSLTEAKNIQNQNIRSYQKELADLRLEVVNIELIAKSLPPGCFKRTHLEP, from the exons ATGACGCTGACAAGTGTGCGAGGTGAATCGCGAGCCTGGTCCGCTGTGGTGACGGCCACGGCACTGCTGCTAGTATTAACCACGACAAGTGCTAATGAGAATACACACTACCTACCACCGCTGGAATGTGTCGATCCTTACGGCAGACCGCAG cGCTGTATTCCTGAGTTCGAAAATGCGGCCTACCAGTTGCAGGTGGAAGCGACCAACACATgtggtgacgatgatgatacaGATTTCTGCGTCCAGACGGGATACTCGAACCGGAAAAGCTGTGACGTGTGCCACGCCGGCCAACATTCGCCCCAATTCCTCACTGACTTGCACGATCCAAATAACCCCACCTGGTGGCAATCGGAAACCATGTTCGAGGGCATCCAGTACCCGAACCAGGTGAATCTAACCATGCGCTTAGGCAAATCGTTCGACATCACGTACATCCGCATCGTGTTTCACTCGCCACGGCCCGAATCGTTCGCAATCTACAAGCGTGTCACGCCGAATGGACCCTGGATCCCGTACCAGTACTACAGTGCGACCTGTCGCGATACGTACGGACTGCCGGACTCACTGTCCGTGATGAACGATGAGGATGAATCGCGTGCTCTCTGTACGTCGGAGTACAGTGACATCTCACCACTGCGGGACGGTAATATTGCGTTCTCGTCGCTCGAGGGTCGCCCATCCGCGATCAACTTCGAGCACCATCTGGAGCTGCAGCAGTGGGTGACGGCCACCGATATTAGGATAACGCTTGATCGATTGAACACGTTCGGTGACGAGGTGTTTGGCGATTCGCAGGTGCTGAAATCCTACTTTTACGCCATCGCCGATATTGCGGTCGGTGCTCGGTGCAAGTGTAATGGGCACGCGAGCGAATGTACCACCAGCACTGGACTCGACGGTCAGCGAACGCGCGTATGCAAGTGCATGCACTACACCGATGGACCCGACTGTGACCGGTGTCTGCCGTTCTACAACGATGCACCGTGGGGCCGCGCGACGTCCAAAAATGTGCACGAGTGCAAAC CCTGTAACTGCAACGGATACTCTACGAAATGTTTCTTCGATCGCCATCTGTACAACCTCACCGGGCACGGTGGCCACTGTATCGATTGTGGAGCAAACCGCGACGGACCGAACTGTGAACGGTGCAAGGAGAACTTCTTTATGCGCGAAGATGGCTACTGCATCAACTGTGGCTGCGATCCGGTCGGTTCGCGTTCGTTGCAGTGTAACGCGGAAGGACGCTGTCAGTGCAAACCGGGCGTTACGGGCGAGAAGTGCGATCGGTGCGACAGTAACTACTTCAACTTCGGACCCCACGGATGTCAACCGTGTAACTGTGACGAGCGCGGTTCGCTCGATAACACACCGTCATGCGATCCTGTGACGGGTGTGTGTTCCTGCAAGGAAAACGTTGAGGGTCGACACTGTCGCGAATGTCGTCTCGGATACTTCAATCTGGATGCGGACAATAAGTTCGGCTGTACGCCGTGCTTCTGCTATGGTCATACGCTCGAGTGTACGAGTGCGAGTGGATACTCGATCGTATCGACGACTTCCAATTTCAACAAGCACAAGGAGAAATGGACCGCCATCTCGGACACGGGCGTACCAGTAGACGTGAAGTACAACTCGCACAGCCAATCGATCGGTGTGGGAGCGAATGGGCATCGGACAGTGTACTTCCTGGCGCCCGACCGCTTCCTGGGTGATCAGCGAGCGTCGTATAATCGGTTGTTCAAATTCCGGCTACAACTCGTCGGACAACCGCGCGTCGAAGTGAGTCCGTACGATGTGGTGCTTCAGggtggcaacagcagcatatcATTGCCGATCTTTGCACAGAACCAGCGCATGCCAAGTGAGGAATCGCACGAATTTGCGTTTCGGTTGCACGAAAATCCGGAGTACACTTGGCATCCGTCAAATTCCGGCCGTGGCTTTATGTCGATTTTGAGTAATTTGACTGCGATTAAAATTCGCGCGATCTACGGTGATCATGGCGAGGCCATACTGGATGATGTGGAGCTGCAGACGGCACACCGAGGAGCGGCCGGACGGCAGGCCACTTGGATCGAACAGTGTACCTGTCCGGAAGGTTATGTGGGACAGTTTTGCGAATCGTGTGCTCCTGGCTATCGGCATAATCCGGCACGGGGTGGTCCGTTCATGCCCTGTGTACCGTGCGATTGTAACAAGCATGCGGAAATTTGTGACTCGGAAACGGGACGCTGCATCTGCCAGCATAACACGGCCGGCGATACGTGCGATCAGTGTGCGAAAGGATTCTTCGGCAATGCGCTCGGTGGTACGCCGTTCGATTGTAGACGATGCCCGTGTCCGAACAATGGTGCCTGCATGCAGATGGCCGGCGATACGGTGATCTGTCTCGAGTGTCCGGTCGGATATTTCG GCCCTCGCTGTGAGCTCTGTTCCGATGGATATTACGGCGATCCGAGCGGTGTGTATGGTGCCGTGCGTATGTGTCAACCGTGCGACTGCAATGGAAATGTTGATCCGAACGCTGTCGGCAATTGCAACCGCACTACTGGCGAATGTCTCAAATGTATCCACAACACGGCCGGACCACACTGTGACCAATGTTTGCCAG GTCACTTCGGAGATCCACTTGCCGAACCACACGGAAGCTGCGAGGAGTGTAGCTGCTATCCACGAGGCACCGAGCAAACCGAGAAGGGTATCTCGATCTGTGACGCCATCAACGGCAACTGTCACTGCAAGCCGAACGTAATCGGTCGTACGTGTAATGAGTGCAAAAATGGCTACTGGAACATTGGGTCCGGCAATGGGTGCGAAAGTTGCAACTGCGATCCGATCGGCAGCTACAATGCGTCCTGCGACCGATACTCGGGCGAATGTTTCTGCAAACCGGGAGTTGTGGGCAAAAAATGTGACAAGTGTGCACCGGCGCATTACGGATTTTCGGAGGAAGGATGCCATGCGTGCGATTGCGATCCAAGCGGTTCCAAGGGTTCGCAGTGTAACCAGTACGGACAGTGTCCGTGTAATGATAACGTCGAGGGGCGGCGGTGCGATCGCTGTAAGGAGAACAAGTACGATCGACACCAGGGATGTTTGGACTGTCCGGCGTGCTACAATCTGGTGCAGGACGCTGCAAACGATCATCGTGCCAAGTTGGGCGAGTTGAATCAAATTCTGCAGGACATTCAATCGAAACCGATCGTTATCGATGATAACGAGTTTGCAGGAAAATTACATGCGGTGCAGGAGAAGATCGACATACTAGTGGAGGACGCGAAAAGTGGTTCGGGCGGCGGAGAAAAAACGTTGAATGAAATTCTCCGTGAGCTCGAGGGCCGTCTGCAGGAGGTGCAGAAACTGCTCGATAATGCGGATCAATCGCAAGAAGTTACGAACCACAAAATTGGCAAGGGTGGATATAATGCTACGCTGGCGAATGGCAAAATACAGGACGCGCGCCGTCAGCTGGACAGTGCCGTAGAACTGCTGCAAACCGAGGGCAATACAGCGCTGGCTCGTGCGAAGGACATTTCCGGCCATCTGGGTAACCAGACGAACCAAATCAGTGGTATATCGCGCGAAGCTCGTCAGTATGCGGACCGGTTCAAGGCGGAAGCCGACGCCAACATGAAGCAGGCCCAGGAAGCGCACAAGAAGGCGTCGGATGCGTTGAAGAAAGCAAACGACGCGTTCAACCAGCAGGCAAACATTACCAAGGAGCTTGATACGAGCATATCGAGCGAAATTGCACAGGCCCGCGAGAAGCTCAACACGGTGTCGAAGCTGACCGAGCAGGCACTAACGCGTGCGCGCGAAGTGAACGATGAAGCGTTAACGCTGTTTGCTGCCGTTAATCGTACAGCACCGCCCAACATCGATATCGATAAGATCAAAAAGGAGGCAAACCAGTACAACCGGGAAGCGGACCGAATTGCGGATGATCTTGCGAGCAAGATGCGGGACCATGCTCAGCTACTCGAAAGCGTCGCCACCAATATTGAGCTGGCGGAGACGTTGCTCCAAAG AGCTCACTTACAAAAGGAGGATGCTATCGAAACACTGAAGCATCTGCAATTCGCGAAGGAACTAGCGATCAAGGCCGTGGCTGAAGGGGATGGAACATTGCAGAAGGCAAACTATACGTATCAAACGTTGGCAGGATTCAAAAACCAAGTTGAGGAGTCGTCCAAGCGTGCCGAGGATGCACTCAACCTAGTCCCGAACATTGAGCGACAGATTACCAACTCGCGCGACCTTTTACAACGTGCAGAAGAG gCTCTCTATGCTGCCAGCCGCAATGCAGAGGATGCTCGCAAGAATGCTCAAACGGCACAGGACAAGTACGCGGAGGAAGCTTCCAAG CTGGCAGAAAACATAAAGAAGCGTGCCAACGCGACAAAGAACACTGCCCGCGATCTTCATCACGAAGCAGATCAGCTAAATGGGCGGTTGGCAAAAACAGACAACCGACTGGAAGAACGCGAAGCACAGATCCGTAAGGACCTTAACCTTACAAAcgaagcgaaggaaaaggTTGGTCAAGCACAGCTGAACTCGAACGAAGCCAAATCGCAAGTAGACAAAGCGATGCGAGAAGTCAAGCTCATCATGTCGGAACTGGCCAATCTGCGGGAAATCGACGTGAATAGTTTGGATGATTTGG aACGTCGTCTGACTGCGGCCGAAAAGGAGCTGGAAGATGCTCAGCTAACGAAGCGGCTCAGTAGTCTGACCGAGGCAAAGAACATCCAGAACCAGAACATCCGCAGCTATCAGAAGGAGCTGGCCGATCTGCGGCTCGAGGTCGTTAATATCGAGCTAATAGCGAAATCACTGCCACCGGGATGCTTTAAACGTACGCATCTGGAACCATAA